The Triticum aestivum cultivar Chinese Spring chromosome 5A, IWGSC CS RefSeq v2.1, whole genome shotgun sequence genomic sequence ATTACCATCACTAATTCACTACTCACTGCTAGTAGGGCAAATAATTAACACACCGAGCAAATATGTAACACTTCTAGATTGGATTAAACATGGCGCACGTCCACAAGGAGTATTGCTAATTTTCCTGATGCTCTCTCATCGATCAGCTCCAGAACCACGCCCAGTACTTGCGCtgcgcctcctcctcttcctcctccccttgtTGGACGCTCCCGCGCTCCGCGGCCGCGACGTCGAGCATGGCGTACTCCGGGAGGAAGAGGGCGCAGCTGTTCAGCTCGCCGCTGACCGCTCCGGCGCAGTCGTCGTCTGAGGACGACGGAGGTGAGCGCGCGTCGGCCAGGTAAGAGTTGGACTCCGGGCTGTCGTTGGCTCCCCCGGCGAAACCGGCCAGCAGCAGCCCCGCCGCGCCATCGCAGGCGGCGTAGCCTTCTTTCAGTTCAACGGCTGGGACACCGGCATCTGCCGTGCCTGACACGGCGGTTCGCTCCTCTAGCTCCGACGACTCCTTGGCTTGCAGTTTCTCGGTCAGTGATGTCACCTGCAAGCGCGCATGCGCGGTCATTATCAAGGTGACAAGGCCTTGTCTGAATTCGTGTGATTTGGGATAACCGTGACAGTGATTTAGAGGATTTGCTAAGCATTGGAGATTAGTCAGTCGATTGGGCACTTTACTAGGTGTACTAGATTCTTATCCTACTATACTGTTTTGTGACCCTACTCATGAATCCGCATTCTATTTACAGAGAATAATTCTCCCAAAGACAATCGAATCTTCACCATTCAAACAAATATTCGCAGAGGAAATATTTTGATTGACTAAAATATGAAATTAATTTGACCAGGATTGAACTTAATTAAGCAATGAGCTGGCGGTGGCCGGATTGATGATCACCTGCGATCGTAGTCGGTGGTTGTCGGCGAGGAGCGCGTCGCGTCCGGCGAGCAGCTCGTCGTGGGCGGCCCTGAGAGCATCGAAGTCCTGCTCGAGCTGCTTCGCCTTCCAGCGCGCGCGGCGGTTCTGGAACCACACGGCCACCTGCCGCGGCGCGATTCCCAGCCGCCGCGCCAGCTCGCTCTTCCGCTCCGGCTCCAGCTTCCGCTTCTCCTCCTCGAAGCTCCGCTCCAGCGCGCGCACCTGCTCCGCCGTCAGCCGGCGCTTCCTCTCGGGCGCGTGCTCGTCGAGGCCGTAGTACCCGTACATCTCCTCGTCCATCTGGAGCTCCTCGTCCACCGTTGTCAAGAACGGCCTCTTACGCCGCCCGTCCTCCACGCCGGCCACCACCGGCGAGCCTGCAAATACTCAAGCGTGTAAGTGCAATCAAATAGAGAATTCCAAGAACGAACGCCAAAGATACCGATCCATACCTCCAAGGAAGCTCCCACTGCCGCCAAAGAGCATCATCtgacctcctccgccgccggcagcGCGGCACGGCGCGGCCGAACCGAAAATGAGGCGGCCGGATTCCATAGAAAACTCTATCAAGAACCAAAGAAGAAGACCCTATCTTGCGGCACTAAAATTATTACATATACGTGTGCGCACCACGCGCTCCCCCGCCTCCTTTTGAAACACGGAGGCGATCGACCGGCGGGCCGGAGCTTGCTTGATtagaaggaggaggcggcggcggccgggaacTTGTGGCGGTAGAAGCTGGTGCTCCACAGCATGCGCGTCGACGTCTTCATGGGGTACAGAGAGAACCCCATCTCTCCAGCCACCGCCGGAGAAGAACACGGGATTCTGTCAGGCCAAGTTTGCGCGATGCACGGTGGCCGGAGAAGCTGACCGGCGGTGGTTGATGGACTGGACTGTAAATAAGCTTTTGGGGTTTGTTATATTTTGCACTCCTAATTGGGGATTAGGGACATTGCGGGTAAAGTTTTGGAGTGTAAAGGAGGAAGCATTATATAGGCCCAAGGGGTGGTGTGAATTTACAGAAATGTCCTGAATTTGGTTAGAGTGGCAGCTTTGTCTCCTAATTGGGGGATTAGAGTATCTTTATTACTATGACATTTAGTCTCTTTAAGGTAACTTATTTATATTTAGGTTCTCTTTTTATTAACCACAAGTGGTATTCCACCTAGTCATATGTGATCATCATTTTACACGCTGAGACCCTAATAAAAATAGCAAAAGAATATTTTTGGATGACCTCATCAAGATGGTGCTCCTGAAATTCCATTAAGGACAAAGTTGGCCCGGTTTATACCAAAAAATTCACAATATTATGATTAATAGGGGATAGCCCTGCAAAAATAGAACCTGACTCGGATGTGAGCAACTCCTAACCAAAATTAGAGTTCTTCACACCAAATGCAAACCAACGACCTTAGGTCCAAAGAGTCATACCAGGTGTGAAGAATCTCTTCAACAACACCTCTGAAGAGTAAATGACGCTCGTGAGTGTCAACATGAACGTCACCACCCCATCGAAGAAAGTTTTCTCCCAGAGCGCCTGGCACCACCACCaaactcgcgggggggggggggggggggggtgatgccACACCACCTGCCAGTCATGATCTAGTTTCAGGGTGAACTCTTCGATAACGTCTCCAAAAAGGTGAAAGACATCCATGGTCTCTTTCATCGCTAGTAATGAGCTTCGTATGCCAAGACTTTCTCTTAGAGCCCGGTAACCCTCCACCACGAtgatcctcttggaaggaggctcaACTGCCGATGAGCTCCAAACTAGCCGTAAAGACAACCAAGTCTGGATGTTAGTGGCAAACCACAATAAGTGGATCAGAGAGCCTACTACCACCACAACACCTCTCCACTGGCACCACATGTGTCACAACAACAATGAGGACAACTTCCCGTGAGGCCACCCTCATTGTCGCACCTGGTACACGTCTGCAACGACACCGGCCATTGCAGGCACCACACCACGGTGACATCCCACCATTGAGCCCCACCTCCATAACATGGCGGGGGCATTTTGCAAAGTACCTAATGGTGGTACAATGATCACTCATAGATTTGTTTGATAGTGGTATATCATTTCAGATCATCGAACAAACATGTGACACATTTTTACTCAAGTTCGGGTCCTAAGATGCCGGTAATAGCCATACTCTTGCTTATATGGGATACACCGAGACAAGGTATAAGGAGGGATTACATGATGTTTTCAGTGAGTTTATGGGTGACTCCTTTTTAATATGTTCGTCGGTAGATCTCCCGTGGTGGTGTCTTGTGTAGGACTTGTTCCCTCCATGTAGGTTCTTGGACTCCTTACATAGGAGCGGAAATATGGCAGCTCTTTCTGGATGTgtctctcctttttctttttttccagaTAGGATTGGCTTGCCTTGTTGAATACAACTTCATTTATGAAATTGCTGCCCAGATGGGGGCCCCGGCACCTCATGTACATAGGAAAATATGGCCCAAAAATACACTACACGTGGCACAGGAATATGGTGAAACCACTTCACCtcgataaccccccccccccccaacatgtGCTTCTGCATGCCGGATGCGTCGTCGATGGGTCCGTGGAGGACTCCGGATCTACGGTGCACAACCTTCTTCCTATCGCAATAGAAAACTGCCACACCATCGAAATGAAGAGTGCCACCACAACTACAACTAGGGAATCCCATCCCAACCGTCACATGTGGGATCTTAGACAAGTTGTGCTAACAGCCCGAGCTAGTCACTACCGACCACCTCACCAATGCCAAGCTGAGGTCCAGTCATGCACTACTCAGGCCTACTACTCCACTGCACCCTCTGCGCCACCACCTTCAATGCGCACATCCTCGCCACTCTGCAACCAGTAACACACTGTCACACCAATCGCGGGCTAGGTGAGCCACCACTGGCCACCAAATCACTGTGGGAGCGAGCTGATTGGCATGACCAGATCAAGCCCCCAAACCGGCGCGCAAGAACCCACCATCGCCTGAAGCTCCACCACTACACCCTATACGGTCGAGACACATCAACTCCAATCAACGGTATAGAGAATATACCCTGCCTCCACCGGGCTCCGCTCGAGCTTGACCGGCAGAGTCTGGCAATGATGGAAAATGGTAGTTGTTGGATTGAGTGTCGTCCCTGTCTATGTCACTCTAGGAAGGGAGTGCCATAGGAGGGGGCTAATTATTGATTTTGTACAAAAGTCCAGCTAGGGAAGAACCCCGTGACATTTAGTTAATGTAGATGTAGTAGGTGCGGGACACAGAACGAACCCGAATACAGGGTCCGAACCTAGGCCTTCCCTAAACACCACCACCTCTGTCTCTCCTCTTCCCCGCCTGGCGATCTCGTCGGTGCCAGAGGAGTGCGGACACGTTCGTCATGTtttcttctgaaggaaatatgccctagaggcaataataaagttattatttatttccttatatcatgataaatgtttattattcatgctagaattgtattaaccggaaacataatacatgtgtgaatacatagacaaacagagtgtcactggtatgcctctacttgactagctcgttgatcaaagatggttaagtttcctagccatagacatgagttgtcatttgattaacgggatcacatcattaggagaatgatgtgattgacttgacctattccgttagcatagcacttgatcgtttagtttgttgctattgctttcttcatgacttatacatgttcctatgactatgaaattatgcaactcccgtttaccagaggaacactttgtgtgctaccaaacatcacaacgtaactgggtgattataaaggtgctctacaggtgtctccgaaggtacttgttgggttggcgtatttcgagattagaatttgccactccgattgtcgaagaggtaactctgggcccactcggtaatgcacatcactataagacttgca encodes the following:
- the LOC123103641 gene encoding homeobox-leucine zipper protein HOX25, with protein sequence MESGRLIFGSAAPCRAAGGGGGQMMLFGGSGSFLGGSPVVAGVEDGRRKRPFLTTVDEELQMDEEMYGYYGLDEHAPERKRRLTAEQVRALERSFEEEKRKLEPERKSELARRLGIAPRQVAVWFQNRRARWKAKQLEQDFDALRAAHDELLAGRDALLADNHRLRSQVTSLTEKLQAKESSELEERTAVSGTADAGVPAVELKEGYAACDGAAGLLLAGFAGGANDSPESNSYLADARSPPSSSDDDCAGAVSGELNSCALFLPEYAMLDVAAAERGSVQQGEEEEEEAQRKYWAWFWS